The Deinococcus aerolatus sequence GGCGGATGCAGTGGGTCAGGTGCCCGGCGTGTTCGGTCTCGCCTAGGCAGGCGTCGGCGCAGGAAGTGCACACCTGGGCACACTCGAAGCAGGCCTCGATGCAGGTGGTCAGGGCGTTCATGTCGAAGGGGGACTGGCCGAGTTGCGGGTGGGTCTGCAGCATGCGGGTGATGGCGGAACCAGCGTTCTGGGTCATGGGGATACCTCCGGAGAATGAAGTCGGGCAGGGACTGTTCGCGAACGGTTCACCCAGCATCGTAGGAGAAAGTGTGTTAAGCCGGTGTAAAGCGCCGCGCTCTCCTAACGCTGGCTCAAGACGGCGCGGTCTGGACGGGTGCGGGCATTGCGAGCGGCAGGCGGTTCAGCGAGAGCGCATTCACGGTGACGATCACGGTGCTGGCGCTCATCAGCAGCGCGGCCCACTCCGGGCGCAGCAGGACGCCCAGCGAGGGATACAGCACCCCGGCGGCGAAGGGAATGGCCAGCAGGTTGTACCCGGCGGCCCAGAACAGGTTCTGTCTGATCTTGCTGCGCACCTGCCGGGCCAGCGTGATGGCCCCGGCCACACTGGCCGGATCGCTGCGGACCAGCACCACATCCGCCGTCTCTACCGCCACGTCTGTTCCCGCGCCAATGGCAATGCCCACATCCGCCTGTGCCAGGGCCGGGGCGTCGTTGACGCCGTCGCCGATCATGGCCACCTTGCGCCCACCCTTCTGCAACGCCATGACGCGGGCCAGCTTCTCGTCGGGCAGCACATTGGCAATCACCGTATCCAGGCCCAGTTCGCGGGCTACTGCTCCTGCTGTGCGGGCATGGTCACCCGTCAGCATGACGGTCTCGATGCCCAGGTCATGTAAGGCCTGCACGGCCACCCTTGCCGAGGGCCGGACCCGGTCGGCCACCGCTACGACGCCCACAGGCTGACCATCCGCGTCAACAAACATGGGGGTCTTGCCGTCTGCCGCCAGGGTCTCAGCCTCTTGAATCAGAATCCCGAGCGCCACGTTCACCCCGTCCATCAGTTTGCGGTTGCCGATCAGGATGAGTCGGCCTTCTACCCGTGCCGTCACGCCCTGGCCCGGCACCGAGTCGAAATCCTTTGCCTCGCTCAGCGCTATGCCCCGTTCCCTCGCCCCAGCGACGATGGCCGCCGCCAGCGGATGTTGAGACGGCTGATCGGCAGAGGCGGCCAGCCGCAGCACCTCCTCCTCACTCACGCCGCCCGACGGCCACACGTCGGTCAGGGCGGGCCTGCCCTCGGTCAGCGTGCCGGTGTTGTCGAACACCACCGTGTCGATGCCGGCCGTGGCATCCAGCGCGCCCGCGTTCTTGAACAGCACCCCTTCCCTGGCCCCCCGGCCCACGCCCACGGTGATGGCGGTGGGCGTGGCCAGGGCGAGCGCATCCGGACAGGCGATCACGATCGCCGACACTGCCGCCGTCAGCGCAAAGACCACGCTCTGGCCCAGCAGGGTCCAGACGATGAAGGCCAGCAGGCCGCTGCCGATGGCGACGAACACCAGGTATTTGCCCGCCGTGTCGGCCAGGCGCTGGGCGGGCGCTTTGCTGGCCTGGGCGTTTTGTACCAGCGACACGATCCGGCTCAGGGCCGTATCTGCCCCGACGGCGGTGGCGCGCATCTGGAAGGCTCCGGTCTGGTTGACCGTGCTGCCCGTCACGTGGTCTCCCGCCGCCTTGCCCACCGGCAGCG is a genomic window containing:
- a CDS encoding four-helix bundle copper-binding protein, which translates into the protein MTQNAGSAITRMLQTHPQLGQSPFDMNALTTCIEACFECAQVCTSCADACLGETEHAGHLTHCIR
- a CDS encoding copper-translocating P-type ATPase; this translates as MMTLIALGILVSYIYSVWATVALGSQDVFFEAAAMLTTFSLIGHWLEMRSRFATGRAVEALLKLAPDTARVVRDGQEVEVPLSQVVVGDVLAVRPGDRVPVDGEVTSGRSHVDESMISGEPLPVGKAAGDHVTGSTVNQTGAFQMRATAVGADTALSRIVSLVQNAQASKAPAQRLADTAGKYLVFVAIGSGLLAFIVWTLLGQSVVFALTAAVSAIVIACPDALALATPTAITVGVGRGAREGVLFKNAGALDATAGIDTVVFDNTGTLTEGRPALTDVWPSGGVSEEEVLRLAASADQPSQHPLAAAIVAGARERGIALSEAKDFDSVPGQGVTARVEGRLILIGNRKLMDGVNVALGILIQEAETLAADGKTPMFVDADGQPVGVVAVADRVRPSARVAVQALHDLGIETVMLTGDHARTAGAVARELGLDTVIANVLPDEKLARVMALQKGGRKVAMIGDGVNDAPALAQADVGIAIGAGTDVAVETADVVLVRSDPASVAGAITLARQVRSKIRQNLFWAAGYNLLAIPFAAGVLYPSLGVLLRPEWAALLMSASTVIVTVNALSLNRLPLAMPAPVQTAPS